The window CAGGCGCTCGCGGACCTGCGCGACCTCTTGCGATGTGAGGGGCGGGGGGAATGCCTGCGCGGCCAGGCCGAACGGCCAAGCCACCAGCAGGAGGAATGCGAATCGCATCGTGACGGGTACCCGAAGGTGCACCGGAAGCGTCCCCATTGGACGGACCGCGAATCTACCGCAAGTTTAGCGCCGTGAATAGCGAAGCCGGTCGTTTCTCACTGCCCCGAACGCTCGCCCGTCGAGCGTTCGAACTGGCAGCCCGGATCCGACCGGAAGAGCGCCGAAGCGCTGGTAGCGCCTTCTTGACGCTCTTCGGGTTCATGGCCGGGCACAGCCTGCTCGAGACCGCCCGCGACGCGCTATTCCTGGCCAGCCTTTCCGCCCGCCGACTTCCTTGGGTCTATCTGCTCATCGCGGTCGGCGCCCTGTTTCTGACCACACGGCAGCACGAGCTCGCCCGCCGCATCCCCGCCCGCAACGAGCTCACTGCCTGGTTGCTCTTCGCAGCGTTCGGCACCCTCGCATTCTGGTTGGCCATCTTCGTCGCGGGCCCCTGGATCTACTACGCGGTCTACGTCTGGTCCGGCGTCTTGGCGACCCTGGTCATCGTGCGGTTCTGGACTCTCCTGGGGGGGCTCTTCACCGTCACCCAGGCCAAGCGCATCTATGCGTTCGTGGGGGCGGGAAGCGTAGCGGGCGCCATCGTCGGCTCAGGTGCCGCGTTGGCCTTGGCCGAGGTCGTACCCGCCCAACACCTCGTGCTGGCTGCCGCTGCGGTCTTTCTGGCCGCCACCGTCCCCCCGCGTTTTCTGGAGGTGCACGACACCGCTGACGGAAACGGCGCGCTGGAGCGCATGGGAGACGTGGCGCGCGCCGCCCGCGCCGTGTGGTTGCAGCCCTACCTGCGTCGGGTCGCGGGCCTGATCCTGGCCGCTACGGTCACCTTCACGTTCGTAGACTTCGTGTTCAAGAGTGCGGCCGACCGCTACATCGCTCCGCAGCGACTCGAGGAGTTCTTCTCCTCCGTGTACCTGGCGCTCAACCTGGCGTCCCTGCTGGTGCAGCTGCTTCTGGTGCCTCGCCTGCTGCGCTGGGTCGGTGTGAACGGCGCCCTGGCCGTGGTGCCGGCGGTGCTCCTCACGTCGGCGGTCGGCCTCGCCGCCGGGGGTGGACTGACGCTCGCACTCGTTCTGAAATCCGGTGACGGCGCCCTGCGCCACTCGCTGTACCGGACCGGGGCGGAGGTACTGTTCTTTCCGATCTCGCCCGACCTGCGCGCACGGGTCAAGTCTGTGGTGGACGTGATCGGACAACGGGGGGGGCAAGCCCTCGGATCCGTTCTGATCCTCATGGTCCTGTCCGTATCGGCCCGCGAGGCCACCTTCGCTACGCTCACCGCGCTGTCCGCCCTGGCTTGGCTGGTGCTGGCGCTCACTCTGCGTGGCCACTACCTACGCGCGTTCCGCGAACAGCTGCAGGAAGAGCGGACCACCGACCAGGTACGCATGCCCGCGCTCGATCTGGCGTCGCTGGAAACCCTGCTCTCCACCCTGAACGACCCTGATGAGAATCGCGTGCTCGCCGCGCTGGATGTGTTGAGCGCGCAGGGCAAAGCCGGCGTGATTCCAGCGCTGATCCTCTATCATCCTTCTGGCCGTGTCGTGGAGCGGGCGCTGACGCTGATGACGGCCGGCGGTCGCGACGACTTCTCGCCGCTTCTGGACCGATTGGAGGCGCATGCCGACCCGAGAGTGCGCGCCGCGGCGCTGCGAACGCTCGGCGCCGTGCACCCGGATCGGGGGCGCCTCGAGCGCGCCGCGGCAGACGTGGATCCGGGAGTGAGCGCCACGGCGCTGGTCGCACGGCTCTCCCACGGTTGGGCAGACCCGGTGGAACTGGCGTCGCTCCTCGACGGTGCGCTCCGATCCGGGGCCTGGGAGGTCACGCGCGCCGTCGCTGGGGCCGCGGCGGCCGTACCGGCCCCGGCGGTGGAGGACGCGCTGATTCAGCTCGCGGGATGCTCGGACGACGAAACGTCCCTGGCGGCGGTGCGCGCCATGCGTGAAGCGCCCAGTCCCCGCTACTTCCCCGCCTTGCTGGGCCTGCTGGCCCGGCACAGTGTACGCGCCGAGGCGCGCGCCAGCTTGATCACCCTCGGAAGCAGCGCCCTGGCGCGACTCGCGGACGAGCTGGCCGACGAAGCGCTCGATCCACGCGTCCGCAAGCATGTGCCCCGCGCCATTGCCGCCTTTCGCACCACGCAAGCCGCTGCGTTGTTGCTGCGGCGACTGGATATTGAAACGGATGGCTTGATCCGGTACCGCATCCTGCGCGCGTTGGGCCGCTGGAGAGTCGATCAGCCGATGTTGCCGCTGCCGCGTGCACCCCTGGAGCGCGCGCTGGAGTGGAACCTGAGAGCCGGACTACGCTTGCTCGCCTGGCGTCGCGAGCTGGCGCAGAGCGCGATCGACGACGCGCGCTTGGATTCGCCTCTCCACCGGGCGCTCTCCGACTTCGTGCGCGACAAGCAAGCCCACGCGCTGGAGCGTGCGTTCCGCCTGCTGAATCTGATCCAGGACGATGACGACTTCCGGCGGATCTTTCTCGGGTTCCAAAGCCCTTCTCCGGTGACTCGGGCCAGCAGTCGCGAGTTGGTCGAGTTGCTGGTCCTCCCGCCTCTACGGGAGGCGCTGCTCCAGATCGTCGACGACCTGACGGGCGACGGACGAGTGGTCCACACCGTGAAAGGAACACGGCCCTACCGGGTGGTGCTCCAGGAGCTGGCGGAGGCCGGGTTCCCGACGCTCTCCGTGTTCGCCGCCGCACGGATCGGCCAGCTCGATCCCGCGTCCGTCACGGCGGTGGTGCCTCGTCCCTCTGGCGACGAACGTGCGACCCCTGCGGCTCGCCCCCTCGGTGAACGATGAGAGACAGCCCGCTCTTCTTCGGACCGTTGCTCCATCTGCGAACCGTGCCGGCGCTGAGCCAGCTTCCGCCGCACGAGCTGGCGGCTCTCGCCCATCGCGCCGATCAGTTGCTCGTCCCGGCAGGGGGCACGCTCTTCGCACCCGGCGCCTCGCGCGAGGTGCTTCACTTCCTGGTGAGCGGCGATCTCCTTCTTCGAGGCCCCGGGGGCGAGCGACGGGCTCGTCGCGACGAGACGATCGGCGTCGTCGAGGGGCTCGCGGGCCGCAGCTCGGAGCTCGAAGGGATCGCGATCTCGGATACGGTGATCCTGCGCCTGGATTGGGACGTCCAGCTCGAGCTGTGGGAGCGCCATTTCGGCCTGTTGAGAGCGACGTTGGGCTCGCTCGCGACCCGGGCGCTCCAGGCTCAGGCCGGCCTCCCGCACGTGAGAGGCCCTGAAGCGGCGTCGGTGCCTGCTCCCACCGCGGAGCTCGACATCGTCCGCCGCGTTCTGCAGCTCCGAGAGCTGGCGCTCTTTCCACCGACACACATGGAAGCCCTGGTGGAAATGGCCCGAGAAGTGACCGTGACGCGCGCCCATGCCGGGGAGACCGTGATGTCCACTACTCAGGTCGTGCCCCGTTCGATGCTGCTCCTGTGCGAGGGCGATCTGGAGTGGGTGGACCCGACGCAGGCACAGGGACCGCCTGCGCCGCTCGGGGCGGTCGCGCTTCTGGAGATGCTGGCCGGTCGACCGTTCACGGGAGAAGTCCGGGCCCGAACGCCCGTTCTCGCGTTCGAGCTTTCCAAGGACTCGTTCCTGGACACGCTGGACGACCACTTCGGACTCGCCATCGGCTTCATGGCGCGCCTGGCCCAGCAGGTCCTGCTGGCCGAACGCCGGGTCACGACATCCGTGTGACCCGCAGCACCAGGTCCCACTCGACGGGGACGCGGGTCCGACCCGTGGTCACGAGATCCACCTCGCACTCGAAGACGTCAACGGGGTCGGTGCCTCGATCCGCCTGGAAGCGCTTGGTGGCCGACCAGGTGCGCAGGTAGCCTGCCACCCGTTCGAGGGCCCACTCCTCTCGCATCTTGAACTCAGGGACCGCGACGGGATCACCGGGCAGTGGAACGGGTGCGTAGCCCTCCTCCACCAATCGCCGCTCGGGAGGCCACCAAGGCGCGACTCGCGCGTAGAACCGTTCGACGGCCTCGCCATAGGGGGGCGCCATCCGGAACCAGCGATACGTCCACGCCGCCAGGATCCCGCCCGCTTTGAGCACCCTCCGCGCCTCGGAACCGAAGCGCTGAGCGTCCAGCCAATGGAGCGCCTGCGCTACACCGATCAGATCGACGCCGCGGTCCCTCAAGGGCAGGGCCTCTCCCAGCGCCACCACCCTCCAAAGGGACTCGGGCGCTTCACCGAGTTGGCGGAAGCTGGGGTCGGTGGCCACGACGTGTTCGAAGCGACCCGCCAGCGGAAGCGCCGCCTGCCCGTTGCCTGAGCCGATGTCGACCGCCATCCGACGAGCGGGACACTGCCCGGCCAGCCAGGAGAACAGCGCCTCCGGGTAGTCGGGTCGAAAGCGCGCATAGTCGGGCGCGTGTCCGGAGAAGTGGTCCTTGAAGGCCGGCATGGCATAGAATGCACACCCGCATCCCGGAATGCACGCTCCTGGGTCGGCCGGAGCCGGCCGGCCCGGGGCGTCCCTCACCTGACAGGAAGCGCCCCATGGGCAGTCGCCGATCGACCACACTCGTGCTCGTTCTGCTGATGGTGGGGTGCGCAGAGCGCACCCCGGAGCTGGATCTGGTCCTGGCCGGGGGTCGCGTCATGGATCCGGAATCCGGCCTCGACGCCATCCGGGACGTGGGGATCCGGAGTGGACGCATCGCGGCCATCTCGGAAACGGCGCTCGAGGGCGCCCGGGTCATCGACGTCTCCGGCCACGTCGTCGCCCCAGGGTTCATCGACCTGCATGAGCACGGTCAGTCCGAAGAGGCCTATGGGCTCATGGTGCGGGACGGTGTGACCAGCGCGTTCGAGATCGAGGTGGGGACCGGAGACGTGAGTGGCTGGTATGCTGCCCGCGAGGGCGGCCAGATCGTCAACTACGGCGTGAGCATAGGCCACATCCCGGCGCGGATGTCGGTCCTGGGTGATCCCGGCGCTTTCCTCCCCGCCGGTGTCGGAGGGAGTAGCGCCGCGGACGACGCCCAGGAGGCCGCCATGGAAGAAATCCTACGGCGGGGACTGGCGGAGGGCGCCGTGGCCATGGGCTTCGGAAGCGCCTACACGCCGGGAGCGGACATGGCCGAGCTCGAGCGCATGTTCCGGGTGGCGGCCGAGGGCGGCGTGTCCGCCCACATCCATCCCCGCAACGGGTCCGCGGGTCTCGACTCCACGTTGACCGCAGCGCGACGGGCCGGAGCGGGGCTACACGTGGTCCACGTCAATTCGAGCGCGGGTGACGAGCTGGACGCATTCCTGAGCGCAATCCAGGCGGCCCGCGACGCGGGCCAGGACGTGACCACGGAGGCCTACCCCTACGGCGCCGGCATGACCGAGATCACCTCCGCCCTCTTCGACGACTGGCAGACGTGGCCGGAGGAACGCTTCGGCCTGCATCAATTGGTATCGACCGGGGAGCGCCTCACGCGGGAGAGCTTCGGGCGAGCGCGGGCCGCCGGCGGCACCGTGATCATCCATGGCCGCTCGGAGGAGCAGACCCGCGCAGCCATTGCGAGCCCGCTTTCCATGATCGCCAGTGACGGTTTCATCGAAGGAGGTCGCGGCCATCCCCGCACGTCCGGCACCTACGCCAAGGTGCTGGGGCGCTACGTGCGCGACGAGGGAGTGGTCGAGCTCATGGACGCCCTGCGCCGCATGACGCTGGAGCCGGCGCGCCGGCTTCAGGCCCGGGTGCCCGACCTGGCCAACAAAGGGAGACTGAAGGTGGGGGCGGACGCGGACATCACGGTCTTCGACCCGAATACCGTCCAGGACCGATCGACCTACGAGGACGCCACCATCCCCTCAGCGGGGATTCCGTACGTGTTGGTGGGCGGCACCCTGGTCGTCGACGGCGGCGCCCTGGTCGCGGACGCACGCCCC is drawn from Gemmatimonadota bacterium and contains these coding sequences:
- a CDS encoding class I SAM-dependent methyltransferase, encoding MPAFKDHFSGHAPDYARFRPDYPEALFSWLAGQCPARRMAVDIGSGNGQAALPLAGRFEHVVATDPSFRQLGEAPESLWRVVALGEALPLRDRGVDLIGVAQALHWLDAQRFGSEARRVLKAGGILAAWTYRWFRMAPPYGEAVERFYARVAPWWPPERRLVEEGYAPVPLPGDPVAVPEFKMREEWALERVAGYLRTWSATKRFQADRGTDPVDVFECEVDLVTTGRTRVPVEWDLVLRVTRMS
- a CDS encoding amidohydrolase family protein, which translates into the protein MGSRRSTTLVLVLLMVGCAERTPELDLVLAGGRVMDPESGLDAIRDVGIRSGRIAAISETALEGARVIDVSGHVVAPGFIDLHEHGQSEEAYGLMVRDGVTSAFEIEVGTGDVSGWYAAREGGQIVNYGVSIGHIPARMSVLGDPGAFLPAGVGGSSAADDAQEAAMEEILRRGLAEGAVAMGFGSAYTPGADMAELERMFRVAAEGGVSAHIHPRNGSAGLDSTLTAARRAGAGLHVVHVNSSAGDELDAFLSAIQAARDAGQDVTTEAYPYGAGMTEITSALFDDWQTWPEERFGLHQLVSTGERLTRESFGRARAAGGTVIIHGRSEEQTRAAIASPLSMIASDGFIEGGRGHPRTSGTYAKVLGRYVRDEGVVELMDALRRMTLEPARRLQARVPDLANKGRLKVGADADITVFDPNTVQDRSTYEDATIPSAGIPYVLVGGTLVVDGGALVADARPGRAVRAPRER